Part of the bacterium genome, TCCATGAATACATTTTTGAAGTTTAATAACAAAGCCTATTCGTTGGAACGAATAGGCTTTGGGTAACGCGCTATATTAAAAAATTATTTTTTAACTTCGTGACCGCCGAATTGGTTGCGCATCATAGCGAGCATTTTAGCCGCAAAGCTTTCCGGTTGGCGAGAGTGGAAACGCTCGAAAAGAGACAGTGTAATGATGGGTGCAGGTACGTCTTTCTCCATCGCTTCGAGGATAGTCCATCGGCCTTCGCCGGAGTCGGCCACCCAACCTTTGATACCGTCGAGCGTCGGATTTTTTTTGAGCCCTTCGGCGGTGAGTTCGAGAAGCCATGAGCGTACCACAGAACCTTGCATCCACAGATCGGCAATGCGTGCAATATCCAGTTTATATTCAGATGCTTTCATAATTTCAAAACCTTCGGCATAGGCTTGCATCATACCGTATTCGATTCCATTGTGAACCATTTTTACCATGTGGCCACTGCCATGTGCGCCCATGTGCGCCCAACCGTTATTGGGCGGCGCAAGTGTCGTCAGGATCGGTGAAAGGAAATCCACATCGGCTTTATTACCGCCGACCATCATGCAGTAACCGTTTTGCAGGCCCCATACGCCGCCGCTGGTACCAACATCCACATAACAAATACCTTTGGCTTCGAGTTCCTTGGCACGGCGTACATCGTCTTTATAGTACGAATTACCACCGTCAATAATGATGTCTCCTTTGCCGAGAATGTTAGCCAGTTTGGCGACGGTATCTTCTGTAGGCTTGCCCGCAGGAACCATGATCCATACCGCTTTACGGCCTTTGAGCTTTCCCACAAGGTCTTCATAGGAAGAAGCGCCGGTCATTCCTTTTTCTGTAAGGCCTTTCACGACATCGGGATTGAGGTCGTAACCGACGATTTCATGTTTATCGCGCATCAGGCGCTGTACCATAAAACCGCCCATTTTTCCAAGGCCGATAAATCCGAGTTGCATAAAATACCTCCGGTAAAAAATTGGTGGACTATAAAACGTTCAACGAATGATTTCAGTAGTTGTGGAAAGGCGCATGAATTTGATCAAAAGCGCAGATAAATGCAAAATGTTTTATGGTTGAACTGATACTGTTCTGACTCAATTAAAAAATAGTGCGGCTCAATGTTTTTTGAAACTTGACGGGTGCAGAGATTTTTGATCGTGGGATATTATTTTTTGTCATGTGATGCAATCGCCTCTACAACCTTACGAATAGTATCTGTATCAAAGCCGCGTTGTTGCAAAAATGCTGAAAGTTTAATCTGTTTTTTACGTTGATCGCTTTCGCGAATCGTTGCATACTTTTTTTCTGCTAACCGTAAAACCGACGGAAGATCGCTATCAGGTACAAATTTTTGCATTACCTGCCGAATCAAGTCCGGAGCGATTCCTTTTTTATTCAGTTCGTATGCCAAGGCGCGTTCACCCATAGCTTTTTTGCGTAGGCGGGACTGTGCAAATCGCATCGCAAAATCCAAATCATCTATGTATTTCTCTTCACTCAGTTTTTCCAGTACGGACGTTATGGTTTCATCATTATATCCTTCGCGGTGCAAACGATTTGAAATTTCTTCGCGACTTCGCGGGCGAAGACTGAGCCAACGCAGCGCGGCGGTCGTGGCGCGCCGTGTGCTATCCCAAAGCTGAATGCTGCTCCATTGTTTTTCATCAAGATCGGAGTCGTCATATATTCCAAATTTCACCAAGGTTTCGTAGAGTAATTCATATGAATCACCTTCTTCTGTCAAAACACAAACCGTTGCCGATTGATTACGTTTGACTTTCTTTTGTTGTATCGAAGCGATTTTCATGTGAATTTTATTTGGAATAGGGGTTTGTATTGCGCTCCCTGACGCTGTAATACGCTTTCATAAAGAGTCAGCGTCGGC contains:
- a CDS encoding regulatory protein RecX — translated: MKIASIQQKKVKRNQSATVCVLTEEGDSYELLYETLVKFGIYDDSDLDEKQWSSIQLWDSTRRATTAALRWLSLRPRSREEISNRLHREGYNDETITSVLEKLSEEKYIDDLDFAMRFAQSRLRKKAMGERALAYELNKKGIAPDLIRQVMQKFVPDSDLPSVLRLAEKKYATIRESDQRKKQIKLSAFLQQRGFDTDTIRKVVEAIASHDKK
- the gnd gene encoding decarboxylating 6-phosphogluconate dehydrogenase, with protein sequence MQLGFIGLGKMGGFMVQRLMRDKHEIVGYDLNPDVVKGLTEKGMTGASSYEDLVGKLKGRKAVWIMVPAGKPTEDTVAKLANILGKGDIIIDGGNSYYKDDVRRAKELEAKGICYVDVGTSGGVWGLQNGYCMMVGGNKADVDFLSPILTTLAPPNNGWAHMGAHGSGHMVKMVHNGIEYGMMQAYAEGFEIMKASEYKLDIARIADLWMQGSVVRSWLLELTAEGLKKNPTLDGIKGWVADSGEGRWTILEAMEKDVPAPIITLSLFERFHSRQPESFAAKMLAMMRNQFGGHEVKK